One Helicoverpa armigera isolate CAAS_96S chromosome 12, ASM3070526v1, whole genome shotgun sequence DNA window includes the following coding sequences:
- the LOC110382462 gene encoding solute carrier family 22 member 13, whose amino-acid sequence MKFKINNVFTVEENKNKDKDKEAKPNFDDDYVVKSMGAFGRWQAIVCTVISMSRLIAMWNILSILFLTPATKFICKKFKDDTEVVVENSTCYATCSEYEFDHDVFEETIISNFGLICDKAWLASLTQMILMLGLVIGVASFGWVSDRYGRRKAIILSAAIDLIFMIASAFAPTYWTFTALRFFVGVASGGIMSITAVFTLETVGPQHREVAGTLALLPDSIAEASLALFAYLATTWRVYLLEIGGLSSGILLLLLFLPETPRWLMAKGKADAVVELMTKAAKFNKRSTSNIKENVEKSLKELNLKENEAQTMNYSDLFKTKQLAMITMSSVAIWFVTGLCYYGINQYITVLGSNVFIVVAVTGVIQIPTAPLATVITKVYGRKASTICSYMMIGVSMVILIFLPNGTWVSTIFGMIGVMCSCLNFCVIYLYVIELYPTAIRNMGFSLSSSGSKLGAMVAPFLASIQPRWIASLIFAILPFIAAAICLLLPETKGRKLRDTVDE is encoded by the exons atgaagtttaaaattaataatgtttttactgTTGaagagaataaaaataaagacaaagATAAAGAGGCAAAACCTAATTTCGATGATGATTATGTAGTCAAATCTATGGGTGCATTTGGAAGATGGCAAGCTATAGTATGTACAGTTATATCAATGAGTAGACTGATTGCTATGTGGAATATACTATCAATTTTATTCCTTACACCAGCTACAAAATTCATTTGCAAGAAATTCAAAGATGATACCGAAGTTGTTGTGGAAAATTCAACGTGTTACGCCACCTGCTCAGAGTATGAGTTTGATCATGATGTGTTTGAGGAGACTATTATATCGAATTTTGGCTTGATTTGTGACAAAGCATGGTTGGCAAGTTTAACGCAAATGATCCTCATGTTAGGATTGGTTATCGGCGTTGCTTCATTTGGCTGGGTTTCTGACAG ataTGGACGCCGCAAAGCTATAATCCTATCAGCGGCTATAGACCTAATATTTATGATTGCCTCAGCCTTTGCTCCTACCTATTGGACCTTTACTGCCTTAAGATTCTTCGTAGGAGTGGCCAGTGGTGGCATCATGTCAATTACTGCAGTATTTACTCTAGAAACCGTAGGACCACAGCATAGAGAAGTGGCTGGAACACTAGCATTGCTTCCTGACAGCATAGCAGAAGCCTCGTTAGCATTATTTGCATATTTAGCAACAACTTGGAGAGTATATCTGTTGGAGATTGGAGGATTGTCTTCAGGaatattgttgttgttgttatttttgcCGGAGACACCGAGATGGTTGATGGCGAAAGGAAAAGCTGATGCTGTTGTTGAGTTGATGACTAAAGCTGCTAAATT TAACAAACGCAGCACATCAAACATAAAAGAGAACGTAGAAAAAAGCCTTAAAGAGCTAAACCTAAAAGAAAATGAAGCACAAACCATGAATTACTCAGACCTATTCAAAACGAAGCAACTAGCTATGATTACGATGTCTTCAGTAGCTATTTGGTTTGTCACTGGACTGTGCTATTACGGTATCAATCAATACATCACTGTGCTCGGATCGAATGTGTTCATCGTTGTGGCTGTTACTGGTGTTATACAG ATACCAACGGCACCTTTAGCAACAGTCATCACAAAAGTGTACGGAAGGAAGGCGTCAACAATTTGTTCTTATATGATGATTGGTGTATCAATGGTCATTCTTATCTTCCTGCCAAACGGTACTTGGGTATCAACCATATTCGGCATGATAGGCGTTATGTGTTcttgtttaaatttttgtgtTATATACTTGTACGTTATAGAACTTTACCCTACAGCAATAAGGAACATGGGATTCTCTTTAAGCTCATCAGGTTCAAAACTAGGAGCAATGGTAGCTCCCTTTTTAGCCAGTATCCAACCACGATGGATAGCTTCCTTAATATTTGCAATACTACCATTCATTGCTGCGGCAATTTGTCTTCTGTTACCAGAGACAAAAGGGCGGAAATTGCGTGACACGGTGGATGAATGA